The window GGCAGCCCCAGCGAGGCCCCCACCGAGGCGACCACCCCCGCCTGAAGCAGCGGGGTGACGGCCGCCCCGCCCCACAGCGCGAGCACCCGGCTGGGCATGGTGTGCAGCAGCCGCGCATCGGTCAACGCGGTGTGCAGGAACCCGAGACACCCGCGGCGCAGCGGCCTTACGGTCGCCAGCAGCAGGGCCAGCGTGGCGAGTACGGTCGCCACGCCCACCGCGACCATCAGCAGGGTCCCGCCGTCCGGGACGAGTCCCTCGAGACGGATCAGCTCCGGGGCCGCCAGCAGCAGGGCGAGCAGTACGAACGTCTTCGCAATCGGCTTGACCAGGGAGTACAGGGCGAGCGAGGCGGCGGCCCGGGGCAGGGGTATGCCCTGGCCCTGGAGGAAACGCAGGGTGACGGCGTGCGCGCCGATGCTCGCCGGGAGCACATGGTTCGCGGCGCCCGCCGCGAACTGCGACGCGACCAGCAGCAGCGGCGGCAGCCGCTCCGGGATGGCCCCCTGCCGGACGACGGCGGCGGCGACCCAGGTCAGACAGGCGAAGCCGAGCCCGGCCAGCAGCCACCAGGGGTCGGCGGAGGTCAGCCGGGAGGCACCGGCGTACAGGCCGCGCCAGTCGGCCGCCATCCAGACGCCGATGAGCACGAGCGGCAGGACGGTCAGCACATGACGGGCTAGGCGGGCGGGGGAGGCGGAGTACCGGCGGGCGGGGGCGGCGGCCGCGGTGGGGAGCGGGGCGGCCGGAGCGGGGGCGGGGAGCGGGAGAAGGGACATGGGGCACGTCGTCCTTCCGCGTCACGCCCACGCGGCGCAGGGCGGACGGATCACAAGGCGAAGCAGTGGGGACGAGCGAAAGGTGCCCGCTGGATGTGACGCCGCGGAGTCCGGAAACCGACGGCCCATCGAAGAAACGGGTCAGGGCGCCTGTTGTGTGGGTGCTTGCGGTGCGAACGGTGACGATGAGCCGGAATTCGGGTCGAGTGTCAGTGGGGCGTCGTACGCTGAACCGCGTAAGCGGAGCGCACTCGTGGAGCTACACGGTGTGATCTTGGCGGGTGTGCGCCGGGGCGGAGCGACGACGGGGGAGTGGGGCGATTGGGTACGCGACTGGGGTGGCCCTTACTGATGGACGGGCCGGAGCCGCCCGGCGATCCGCTCGGGGTACTGCACGACGACCGGCCCGAGCCGGAGCGGGTGGCGGCCCTGAGACGGCTCGCGGATCTCGCCGCGGGCGCGGGCCCGGGGGCGCTCAACCGGTATGCGGCGGGGCTGTTGGCCGCGGGGCGCCGCGAGGAAGCGGAACAGGTCTGGGCCCAACTGGTGGCCGGGCGTCCGGACATGGTCGTCGCGCGCTTCAATCTCGCCACCTGCCTCGTCGCGGGCGGCGATGTCGAAGCCTGCGCGCGCGTCCTGCGGGCGTGCCTGGAGGGCGCCCCGCCGGGCAGCAGGGAGTGGCAGTTGGCCGAGCGGCGGCTCGACGACCTGGCCGAGGCCGGTGACGACGCCGAGCGGCAGAACCGGATGCTGAGACTGCGGGTTGCCGCGCTGCGTGAGCGGGTCGCGCTGGGGCTGGCCGAGCCGGGCGACTTCAAGCGGCTGGCGCGGGCGCTGTACGGCCAGATGCATGTCGCCGACAGCGGTGTCACCGGCCGCGACATGCTGGAGGCGGCGCGCCTGGCGTACGCGGCGGAACCGGAGGACCCGGAGGCGCTGGAGGCGTTGGTCCTCGGGCTGCTGGTCGCCGGAACCGAGCGGGAACTGAGCGAGGCGCTACGGAAGTTGGAGAAGGTGGCGCCGCACTCCAGGGCGCTGGGCCTGGCCCGCACCATGCGGACGGACCCCGAGTTCGAGGAGGCGGCCCGCGCCCGCCGGGACACCATGCGGGAAGTGATGCGCCGGGCGGTCGCCGGAGACCGGGCCGCCGAGGACGAACTGCGCGCGGAGAGCCAGAAGTTCGCGGGCAACTTCGAGTACCGCGTCGCGCTGCTCTTCGCCGCGTACCGGCGCGGCGACCACGCGGAGACCCGGCGACTGGCCGACGCGCTCGCCGCCGAGCCGGCCGCCGACCATCACGTCCACTTCCACATCGCCCAGTTCTACTGGTTCCTGGGCGAACACGAGCGCAGCAGACACCACTTCGCGCTCGCCCATCAGACCGCGGCCACAGAGGGGGACCGGGAGGATGCCCGAGAAGCGCTACGCACGGTGGGTGCGGGCACTCCGGAGGAACTCGGGCTCGAATGACGGGCCGGGGGTGAGGGGAGAGGCCTCGGCGCCGAGTGGCACGGAGGGGGGAGGGGCGGCCCCGAGCGGCGCCCCGTCCGTAGAGGCTTGGGGCGAGCCGGGCGCGGGGGCGGTGGGGAGTGGCGGCCCGTACGCAGGGGCGCGCGGGGAGCCGGGTGCGGATGCTGCGGCGGCGCGGGGTGGCGGTGCCTCGCTGGGGGCTCACGGTGAGTCGGGTGGGGCGGCGGTCCCGGGCGGCGGCCGGTCGGCGCAGACCCGCGGCGAGCTGGGCGGGGATGCGGCCGTTGCCCCGCGCGATGGCTTGGCCGCCGAGACCGGTCGTACTCAGCGCGGTGAGCTGGGCGGGGATGCGGCGGCTGCCCGGCGTGGTGGCTCGGTCGCCGAGACCGGTCGTACTCAGCGCGGTGAGCTTGGCGCGGATGCGGCGGCTGCCCCGCGCGGTGGTCCCGCCGTCGAGACCCGCCGTACTCACCGCGGCGAGTTGGGCCCCGATGCCGCAGTAGCCCGGCGCGGCGGCCCCGGCGTCGAGCCTCGTCGTGCTCGCCGCGCCGAGCGTGCCCTCGTTCAAGAGCTCATGGCTGCCGAGACCGCTCAGCGTGCCGATGGGCTGCTCACCGCGCGGGTCGGGCGGTATGACCCCGAGGGGCTGGTGCGTGAGCTTGCGGTGCTGCGGGACGAGTTGAGGGCGGCCGGGCGGCCCGCCGAGGGTGCGTTGGCCGAATTCCATCGGGAGAACGTCGAGCGCAGGCGGCCGTTTCTGGGGCGCGTGGGGCGGATGCTGGACCGGGCCGAGGCGCCCGGAGGCCGGGACCGGCCCGTCGGCTTCCCCGAACCCGTCCACGAACCCCGGCAGTTGCTGGAGCGCGAGGCCTCCGAGCTGACCGGCCGCGGTGACCTCGACGGCGCGCTGGCCGTGCTGCGGCGGGCCGAGCAGGTCCCCGCGACGGACCCGGAGGACATCGTCGGATTCGCCGGACTGCGCTGGCACATCGCCGGAAAGCTGCGCGACGCCGGACGGGCCCGGGAGGCGCTCGCCCTGCTCGACACCGCGCGGCTCGGTCCGCACGACGGCGGCCGGCTCGCCGGGGAGGCGGACACCAACCGGCTGCGCAGCCGCTTCCACCGGCTGCGCGGGCTGCTCTGCGACGACACGGGCGCCTACGAGGACGCCCGGCACTCCTTCCGGGAGGCGATGCAGGCGGGCCGGGCCTGCGGCGACCTGGAGGCCGAGTACCACGCGCACACCGACCTCGCCGCCTCCTACCTCAAGGCGGGCCGGTCCCGGGAGGGCATCAGGGAGTTCCGCCGGGTGCGGGCCTTCGTCGAGGCCAACGGCGGCCGACTGGTCGGCGTGCTCAACAACCTCGGCGGCGCCTATGCGGACGCGGGCGAGAAAGAGGCCGCCCGCGCCTGCTACCGCCGCGCGCTCACGCTCCTGGAGGCCGAGGGCGGCGAGGGCCTGAGCATGGTCACCGCCCTGCTCGGCCTCGGCGACCTCGCCTCCCACGAGGGCGACGAGGAGGAGGCCGTCGAGCTCTACCGCCACGCCCTGCTGAAGAGCATCAGCCCCGTCGCCGGCGTCCTCCACACGGGCCTGCCCCTGGTGCTGACCCGGCTCGACGGCCTGGGCGAGGCCGGGGAGCAACTCCTCGCCATGGCCGAGGTGCTCTGCGAGGAACTCGGCGTCACCTTCGACTCCTGGATGGGCCGGAGCCTGTTCCGCCTGGCCCACGCCGACCGGGACCTGAGAGCCGGACGGTACGCCGAGGCGGTGGCCGACCTGCGCGCCCTGAGCGAACTCGCCGAGCGGCAGGCCCCGGACGTACAGATGCGGCTCATGGTCACCAAGCGGCTGGCCGACGCCCTCGCGCGATGGGCGGCCGAGCGGCCGGTGGCCCGGCAGGAGGCGTTCGACGTCCTGTGGGAGACCCGCGCACGGCTGCTGCGGTCGACCGCGGACGGGACCGGCAACCTGCACGACCGGCCCGCCCTCGTGGCACTCCACCACGGCATCTACGACCGCCTGATCGAGCTGCTCACGGAGCACGGCACCGAACTGCGCACGCCCACCGGCAGGCCCGCGCCCGAGCTCGCTTTCGATCTGCACGAGGAGTACAAGACATGGACCGGCGGCGCCGGCCACGAGCACATCGAGCCCGCCCGCTTCACCGCCCTGCGCGACTGGCTCAGCGCCCACCCGGACGCCGCCGACTGCGCCTATGTGTCGTACTTCTGCGGACACGGCACGCTCACTGCCTTCGTCCACCTCCCCGGGACCGGCAGGCTCACCCACGTCCGGGTGCCCTTGGGAAGGGGCACCCTGCGGCAGGCCGCCGAGCGGCTGCGCCGGACCTTCGACGGCGACCCGGACGCCTTCCCGCCCCTCGGTCCGCTCCCGGCCCGGCGGCCCTGGCGGCGCCGCCTCGACTTCCTCGCCGACCTGGCGCCCGGGCTGCTCGCCGTACTGCCGGAGGTGGCCGGGCGGGAGCTGCTGTGCGTGGCGGCCGACGGCCCCGTGCACGACCTGCCCCTGCACGCGCTGCCCCTGCCCGACGACGGCCGCCCCCTGATCGAACGCCACGCCGTCGTCCAGGTCACCGGCGCCACCACCCTGCTCCGGCTGGCCGCCCTCCCACCCGCGCACGGCGGCCCGGCGGTGTACGTCGGCGCGGTGGCCGACCGCGACGACCCCGAGCCCGAGCGTCTCGAACGGGACGCGGACCTCGTGGCGGCCGCGGGTCGTCCGGTCACCGGGGCAGCCGGCATCGAGGCCACCCCCGACGCGGTCGCGGCCGGTCTCGCCACCGCGTCCGTGGCGCATCTGGCGGCGCACGGCTGGTTCGACCCCGCCGAGCCGATGGACTCCGGAGTGTTCCTGGCACACGGCGGCCGACGGCCCGCCCGGGACCCGTACGCCGTGGACGTGGGGACCCGGCTCGACCATCTGCTCACCGCCCGGCGGCTGGCCCGCGAGGGGCTCCGGCTCGACCTGCTGACCCTGCGCGCCTGCTCGACCGCGCGCCGGGACGCCCGGAGCACAGGGCAGCTGGAGGGCATCGTCCAGGCCCTGCTCAACTCCGGCGTGCGGACGGTCGTGGCCACGCACTGGGACGTGGACGACACCAGTTCCCGCAGGCTGTTCGCGGACTTCCACCGTCGGCTCGCGGACTCGGACGAACCGCCCTGGCGGGCCCTCTGGCAGGCACAGCGCGCCATGCTGCACCAGCCCGAGGACCCCTGGGAGACCCACCCCTTCCACTGGGCCGCACCGGCCCTGTTCGGCCTTTGGAGGCACCCATGACCGCGCCCCTCGTCGCCGATCTCGACGAACGCTCCCTGCTGCTGGCCCTCCAGGAGGTGACGGAGGAACTGACCGCCGAGACCCCGCCCGAGGCGCTGCCCATGGACCAGGACGAGGCGAACGCGCTGCTGACGGCCCTGCTGCAAGCCGGCGGCCACGGCGGCACGGGCCTCGCGGAGCTCGACGAGTACGAGCAGTACGCCGCCGCCCGCCGTGTCCTCGTCGCGCTCGCCGAGGATCCCGGGACCCGCGCGGCGGCGGCGCCCGTGCTCGCGGACCCGCCCGCCGACACCCGTCTCGGGGCCGACCTCGCGGTGCCCGCGCTGGCCGCGGTGGCGGGCGTGGTGGCCTGGCTGCAGACCAAGGTGGACGTACGGATCAAGCGGAAGGACGGGAAGACGGAGTTCGAGTTCCGGGTGGTGAAGGAGGCCGCCTCCGCCGGGCTGCTCAAGGAGCTGGCGGGAGCCGTTCTCCGGCTGTGGAACGGCCCCCCTCAGCAGTGACCTTTACGCCTTGCGGCCCACTCCGCAGTAGGCGTCCACGGCGACCTCGGGAGCCGCCGGGCCGGTCTCGTCCGGGCGCCACTCGGTGACCTGGACGATGCCCGGCTCCACCAGCTCCAGGCCGTCGAAGAAGCCGCCGATCTCCTCGATGCTGCGCACGTAGTACGGCACCGCGCCGCTCGCGTTGTAGGCCTCCGACGCGGCGATCATGCCCTCGCTGGTGGCCGTGCTGTCGCTGATCACCAGATAGCTGCCCGACGGCAGGCCCGCCATCAGCCGCTGCACCAGGTCCTTGGCCTGCGCGTGCTCGGCGACATGGCCCAGGGTGTTGAGAATCATCAGCGCGACCGGCTGGGACAGGTCGAGGGTCTCCTCGGCGGCCGCGAGGACGGCCTTCGGGTCGTACAGGTCCGCGTCCAGATAGGCCGTCCTGCCCTCGGGGGTGCTGGTGAGCAGGGCGTTGGCGTGGGCCAGCACGATGGGGTCGTTGTCGACGTAGACGATCCGGGCGTCCGGGGCGACGCGCTGGGCGACCTCATGGGTGTTGTCGGCGGTGGGCAGACCGGTGCCGATGTCCAGGAACTGGCGAATGCCCTGCTCCCCGGCCAGATGACGGACGGCACGGCCCAGGAAGTGCCGGCTGGTGACCGCGACATCGACCAGACCGGGGAAGATCTCCTTGATGTGGTCGCCGATCTCCCGGTCGACCTCGTAGTTGTCCTTGCCGCCGACGAAGTAGTTCCAGAAGCGCGCGGAGTGCGGCTTCGTCGTGTCGATGCGGGCGCGTATCTCCTTCGACGCACGGATCTGAGGATCGACGTCCGACACGGTGCGGCCTCCTGCGGTGGCTTCGTTGATCAGGTGGTGCCCAACCTAGGCGAACTGAGTTTCGCCGTATGCGGCTTGGGTACCCAGAGTCCCGCGAACAGTCGATTTTCGGCCACCTTGATTGAACTGTTGACGAGGGCGATCAAGGGACCAGCCAGCGCGGTACCCGCCCGACAGGAGCACACTGTGAGTGTGCTGTCGGTGCTCTCCAGGGGGTGTCGGCCGATGGCTGAGACACGGTACGAGCGCATACGGATGTGGCGGTGGCGGCGCAGCCCGCTGAGGCGGCGCTGCGATCTCGTCGAGGCCTGGGTGGTGCTCGGCGGCTGGGTGCTGGCCCTGGTGGGCGGGGTACTGGCGGGCTTCCTCGCGGTCGGCGCGGTGGAGCGGGCCGCCGAGGAGCAGCGGGCGCAGAGCCGGCAGGTGTCGGCGGTGGTGGTGGAGGACGCGGACGACAAGGTGCCCGCACGGGTACCGGCCGACTACCGGGTGTGGGCCAAGGTGAGCTGGACCGGCCCCGACGGCACCACCCACACCGACGACGCGCGCGTGTCGCCCAAGACCAAGGCCGGGACCAAGGTCCCCGTCTGGACCGACGGCGATCGGGTCACGGCCGAGCCCCTGAGCAGCGGCGAGATCAAACTGCACGCCATCTCCGGCGGCGCATTGGCGGCCCTGTGCACGGCCGGGGGCGTCCTCTGCACGCTCTGGTGTGTCCGGCAGCTGATGGAGCGCCGCCGTCTCGCACAGTGGGCCCTGGAATGGGAGCGGATCGACACCCGCAACGGCTGGAAGACCGGCTGATCGCCCGGGCGAGGGCACCGGCCCACGCATGTTCACGCAGCCCCGCGCTAGAAACTCGTCGGAAAACGACGTAGAAAACGATGTCAGCACCACACAGGTGTGAGCACGACACAGCGGAGAGCGGGGTAGCGCGCATGGCGGGGCCGGACGCGTTCGCGGAGTATCTGACCGGCTACTCCGGCATCCTCGCCGACGCCTCCGCGACCGGCCGTCGGCTCACCCGCGCGGAACTCGACTCCCGCCGTGTCCTGGGCGAGCGGGCCGCCGAGGCCGGGCTCGGACTGCGCGCCATGGTCGCCGCCCACATGGCCGAGACCCGCGCCCACCGGCCGACGGGGAACGGCATCTCCGTGGACGCCGTCCTGGCCGCCGCCGCCCAGGCCCTGGACGCCTTCGCCGAGGGCTATGAACGCGCCCAGCGGGACGCCGTACGCCAGGAGGAGGCCGCCCGCCGGGAGTTCGTGGACGATCTGCTGTACGGCCGCAGCGACCTCGGCCTGCTGGCGCAGCGCGCGGAGCGCTACGGGCTGCGGCTGTCGCACGCGCACGCCGTCGCCGTGGCCCGCGGCCGGACCGCCTACGACGACGGCGACCCCGTTCCCCGCGAGGTGGAGCGCGGGCTGATCGGCCGGTTCGGGGACCGCAGCATCCTGCTCACCACCAAGGACGGCCGGATGGTCTGCATCGCCCCCGGCCACCACGACGATGTCCTCACCCACTTCGCCAAGCACGCCCACGCCGCCACCGACGGCGGCCAGGTGGCGATCGGCCGGGCGCACACCGGACCGGCCGGTGTCGTCCAGTCGTACGAGGAGGCCCTGAACGCCCTCGATCTCGCCGAACGCCTGGACCTCACCGAGCCGGTGCTGCACGCCTCCGACCTGCTGGTCTACCCCGTCCTCACCCGGGACCGGCAGGCCATGGCCGATCTGGTGGCCAGCACGCTCGGCCCGATGCGCCGGGCCCGCGGCGGCGCCCGGCCGCTGCTGGACACGCTCACCGCCTATTTCGACTCCGGCTGTGTGGCCGCGGAGGCGGCCCGCCGGCTGTCGCTCAGCGTGCGGGCCCTGACCTACCGCCTGGACCGCGTCCGCCAGCTGACCGGCGCGGACCCGGCCGACCCGGTGCAGCGGTACACGCTCCAGACCGCGGTGATCGGGGCACGGCTGCTGGACTGGCCGGCGAAGCCGCTGTGAGCGGACCTCAGCCGACCGTGCCGCTCGGACTCGGCTGGGGGGAGGCCGTGTTGACGTTCAGGTCCGGGCGGGGCTTGAGGACCAGGACGGGGGAGCCGGGCTGCGGCGGGGGCGGGGTGAGCTGGTCCTTCGGCAGCTTCGGGGGCGTCGTCTGCTGGAAGTTGATCTGGTCGTAGTTGACCAGGCCGGTCTTCTCCAGCACGGTGATGTGGTCCAGGACCGTGTCGTTGGCCAGGTCCGCCAGCTGCCGGACCAGTGTGTTCTGGGTGCTTGCGCGGATCTTGGCGATGACCGGGAAAATCTGGCCGTGGGTCACGCGCATGATGGTGACCGCGGTGGAGTCGAACTCCTTGCCGCTCTTGGAGTCCACGGTCGCCACGAACTGCTGCTGCTGCGGACTGGCCTGGTTGGGCAGCGTGACACCGAGCTCGGGCGCGATCTTGCGGCACAGCTCGTCGAGGCCCGAGTGCCCGACGATCAGATGCGCGCCCGCCTCCTTCATCGCCGCGCTGGTGCCACGCTGCATCGCCATCTCGCCGAGCGGGTACTCCCACAGTCCGGCCGCCCGCACCTTGACCACGAAGTCCCGGTCCGCCTCGGTCAGCGGCCCGTACTGGGTGTTGGCGATGATGCGGGACGTGTCGGACGAGGTGTTCTCCACCCCGAGCATCGCGGGGTACGCGAGAGCGGAGAGGGTGAGCACCAGGGCGCCGCCGACGAAGACGGTTCCCGCCGTGCTGCGCGAGATGCGCATCGGACCTCCTGAGGCGAACGGCTCGGACATCAGGAGATACGGGCGGGCTGCGCCAAACAATCATCGCCGCCGGTAAAACTTCCCGGCGCCAAGGGGTGTCGTACGTCACACCCGCGGCAAGCTCCGTGTCCTATCAGATGCCACGCGGCATACGCCCATTCCCGTTCGCCGTACGGCTGCTGCTGGTCAACCAGCTCGGCGTCAACACCGGCTTCTATCTCCTCGTCCCCTACCTCGCCACCCATCTCACCGACAACCTCGGTATGTCGGCGGCCAGGTCGAGTACGCGCATGAGCTCAACCCGACCACCGCCCGCGCCCACGAGGGCAAGGGACAGATCGAGATCGTGCGGCTGCGCAACAGCGCGATGCAGGCGTTCTGCATGAAGACCGATCGGCCGCCCTTCGACGACAAGCGGGTGCGCGAGGCCTTCTTCCTCATCGCCGACCGCAAGGAGCTCGTCGACGGCGCCCTGTCCGGCGCGGGCGAGATCGGCAACGACCTGTTCGGCAAGGGGTACGAGTACTACGCCGACAGCCTCCCGCAGCGCGAGCAGGACCTCGACCGGGCCAAGGCGCTGCTCAAGCAGGCCGGCGCCGAGAAGCTCAAGGTCACCCTGGACACCTCCGCCGTCGCCGCCGGGTTCACCGAGGCCGCGAGCATCTTCCGCGACCAGGCGGCCAAGGCGGGCGTCACGATCGACGTCAAGATGGGCAGCAAGGATTCCTACTGGGCCGACATCCTCGACTCCGGCACCCTGTGCTGCTACCGCTCCGGCGCCATGCCCAGCGAGGCGCACCTCTCCCAGCGGCTGCTCACCGAGTCCACCACCAA of the Streptomyces sp. NBC_00287 genome contains:
- a CDS encoding CHAT domain-containing tetratricopeptide repeat protein, whose product is MAAETAQRADGLLTARVGRYDPEGLVRELAVLRDELRAAGRPAEGALAEFHRENVERRRPFLGRVGRMLDRAEAPGGRDRPVGFPEPVHEPRQLLEREASELTGRGDLDGALAVLRRAEQVPATDPEDIVGFAGLRWHIAGKLRDAGRAREALALLDTARLGPHDGGRLAGEADTNRLRSRFHRLRGLLCDDTGAYEDARHSFREAMQAGRACGDLEAEYHAHTDLAASYLKAGRSREGIREFRRVRAFVEANGGRLVGVLNNLGGAYADAGEKEAARACYRRALTLLEAEGGEGLSMVTALLGLGDLASHEGDEEEAVELYRHALLKSISPVAGVLHTGLPLVLTRLDGLGEAGEQLLAMAEVLCEELGVTFDSWMGRSLFRLAHADRDLRAGRYAEAVADLRALSELAERQAPDVQMRLMVTKRLADALARWAAERPVARQEAFDVLWETRARLLRSTADGTGNLHDRPALVALHHGIYDRLIELLTEHGTELRTPTGRPAPELAFDLHEEYKTWTGGAGHEHIEPARFTALRDWLSAHPDAADCAYVSYFCGHGTLTAFVHLPGTGRLTHVRVPLGRGTLRQAAERLRRTFDGDPDAFPPLGPLPARRPWRRRLDFLADLAPGLLAVLPEVAGRELLCVAADGPVHDLPLHALPLPDDGRPLIERHAVVQVTGATTLLRLAALPPAHGGPAVYVGAVADRDDPEPERLERDADLVAAAGRPVTGAAGIEATPDAVAAGLATASVAHLAAHGWFDPAEPMDSGVFLAHGGRRPARDPYAVDVGTRLDHLLTARRLAREGLRLDLLTLRACSTARRDARSTGQLEGIVQALLNSGVRTVVATHWDVDDTSSRRLFADFHRRLADSDEPPWRALWQAQRAMLHQPEDPWETHPFHWAAPALFGLWRHP
- a CDS encoding tetratricopeptide repeat protein yields the protein MDGPEPPGDPLGVLHDDRPEPERVAALRRLADLAAGAGPGALNRYAAGLLAAGRREEAEQVWAQLVAGRPDMVVARFNLATCLVAGGDVEACARVLRACLEGAPPGSREWQLAERRLDDLAEAGDDAERQNRMLRLRVAALRERVALGLAEPGDFKRLARALYGQMHVADSGVTGRDMLEAARLAYAAEPEDPEALEALVLGLLVAGTERELSEALRKLEKVAPHSRALGLARTMRTDPEFEEAARARRDTMREVMRRAVAGDRAAEDELRAESQKFAGNFEYRVALLFAAYRRGDHAETRRLADALAAEPAADHHVHFHIAQFYWFLGEHERSRHHFALAHQTAATEGDREDAREALRTVGAGTPEELGLE
- a CDS encoding DUF4142 domain-containing protein, translating into MRISRSTAGTVFVGGALVLTLSALAYPAMLGVENTSSDTSRIIANTQYGPLTEADRDFVVKVRAAGLWEYPLGEMAMQRGTSAAMKEAGAHLIVGHSGLDELCRKIAPELGVTLPNQASPQQQQFVATVDSKSGKEFDSTAVTIMRVTHGQIFPVIAKIRASTQNTLVRQLADLANDTVLDHITVLEKTGLVNYDQINFQQTTPPKLPKDQLTPPPPQPGSPVLVLKPRPDLNVNTASPQPSPSGTVG
- a CDS encoding Rv1733c family protein, translated to MAETRYERIRMWRWRRSPLRRRCDLVEAWVVLGGWVLALVGGVLAGFLAVGAVERAAEEQRAQSRQVSAVVVEDADDKVPARVPADYRVWAKVSWTGPDGTTHTDDARVSPKTKAGTKVPVWTDGDRVTAEPLSSGEIKLHAISGGALAALCTAGGVLCTLWCVRQLMERRRLAQWALEWERIDTRNGWKTG
- a CDS encoding lysylphosphatidylglycerol synthase transmembrane domain-containing protein, translated to MSLLPLPAPAPAAPLPTAAAAPARRYSASPARLARHVLTVLPLVLIGVWMAADWRGLYAGASRLTSADPWWLLAGLGFACLTWVAAAVVRQGAIPERLPPLLLVASQFAAGAANHVLPASIGAHAVTLRFLQGQGIPLPRAAASLALYSLVKPIAKTFVLLALLLAAPELIRLEGLVPDGGTLLMVAVGVATVLATLALLLATVRPLRRGCLGFLHTALTDARLLHTMPSRVLALWGGAAVTPLLQAGVVASVGASLGLPLSWAQMVFAFLAASTAVGAVPAPGGIGPVDAALVFTMVAFGAALAPATATVIGYRVLTVWLPLIPGVLMLSALVHRKVL
- a CDS encoding SAM-dependent methyltransferase, coding for MSDVDPQIRASKEIRARIDTTKPHSARFWNYFVGGKDNYEVDREIGDHIKEIFPGLVDVAVTSRHFLGRAVRHLAGEQGIRQFLDIGTGLPTADNTHEVAQRVAPDARIVYVDNDPIVLAHANALLTSTPEGRTAYLDADLYDPKAVLAAAEETLDLSQPVALMILNTLGHVAEHAQAKDLVQRLMAGLPSGSYLVISDSTATSEGMIAASEAYNASGAVPYYVRSIEEIGGFFDGLELVEPGIVQVTEWRPDETGPAAPEVAVDAYCGVGRKA
- a CDS encoding PucR family transcriptional regulator — its product is MAGPDAFAEYLTGYSGILADASATGRRLTRAELDSRRVLGERAAEAGLGLRAMVAAHMAETRAHRPTGNGISVDAVLAAAAQALDAFAEGYERAQRDAVRQEEAARREFVDDLLYGRSDLGLLAQRAERYGLRLSHAHAVAVARGRTAYDDGDPVPREVERGLIGRFGDRSILLTTKDGRMVCIAPGHHDDVLTHFAKHAHAATDGGQVAIGRAHTGPAGVVQSYEEALNALDLAERLDLTEPVLHASDLLVYPVLTRDRQAMADLVASTLGPMRRARGGARPLLDTLTAYFDSGCVAAEAARRLSLSVRALTYRLDRVRQLTGADPADPVQRYTLQTAVIGARLLDWPAKPL